A stretch of the Haloplanus aerogenes genome encodes the following:
- a CDS encoding 4a-hydroxytetrahydrobiopterin dehydratase, which yields MPNLLDDDEIERQLPNEWERDGDEIVRVYPFDDYLDGVTFATRVGEVADEEFHHPEIIIRYDEVEVRLTSHEAGGITDTDVRLAALFDDER from the coding sequence ATGCCCAACCTGCTCGACGACGACGAGATCGAGCGGCAACTCCCGAACGAGTGGGAGCGCGACGGCGACGAAATCGTCCGCGTCTACCCGTTCGACGACTACCTCGACGGCGTCACCTTCGCCACCCGCGTCGGCGAGGTCGCGGACGAGGAGTTCCACCACCCCGAGATCATCATCCGCTACGACGAGGTGGAGGTGCGCCTGACGAGCCACGAGGCGGGTGGGATCACCGACACGGACGTTCGACTGGCGGCTCTGTTCGACGACGAGCGGTGA
- the lwrS gene encoding LWR-salt protein: MDVDAAYVFRVTFRLDAPEVEVDPEQFETVVRKPAVEPGTEGWRFFEAALWRGEVTDAAYLRSLAEDWLSVPVESVTFSELRTDEAYLDALRDAIAGSGAFEDTPQEVLHAHLGSSIRVE; this comes from the coding sequence ATGGACGTGGACGCCGCGTACGTCTTCCGCGTCACCTTTCGCCTCGACGCGCCGGAAGTTGAGGTCGACCCCGAGCAGTTCGAGACGGTGGTCCGAAAACCCGCCGTCGAACCGGGGACCGAGGGGTGGCGATTCTTCGAGGCGGCGCTCTGGCGCGGCGAGGTGACCGACGCGGCGTACCTGCGCTCGCTGGCCGAGGACTGGCTGTCGGTCCCCGTCGAGTCGGTGACGTTCAGCGAACTGCGGACGGACGAGGCGTATCTCGACGCGCTCCGGGACGCCATCGCGGGGTCGGGAGCGTTCGAGGACACGCCGCAGGAAGTCCTGCACGCACATCTGGGGAGTTCGATTCGGGTGGAGTAA
- a CDS encoding HAD family hydrolase, translating to MVAHAYDFWLFDLDGTLVDVDPDYADAVFEQVGDRLGRSFSEREVEVLWHGLSGERTPQLREWGIDPDAFWAALHEAEDPEARAAATYLHDDADFVADLDRPVGLVTHCQEYLVDPVLDQLDIRDWFDTVVSCTHDTGWKPDPAPVHLAMTDLGVESNAEGVLAGDGPNDIGAAWNAGLDGVHVERHDPYRRGRCVLGDYRVQSLDELRAKRQAASD from the coding sequence ATGGTCGCACACGCCTACGATTTCTGGCTGTTCGACCTCGACGGGACGCTCGTGGACGTCGACCCCGACTACGCCGACGCAGTGTTCGAACAGGTCGGTGACCGCCTCGGCCGGTCCTTCTCGGAGCGCGAGGTCGAAGTCCTCTGGCACGGCCTGTCGGGGGAGCGAACCCCGCAGTTGCGAGAGTGGGGGATCGACCCCGACGCGTTCTGGGCGGCCCTCCACGAAGCCGAAGATCCCGAGGCCCGCGCAGCGGCGACCTACCTCCACGACGACGCCGACTTCGTGGCCGACCTCGACCGGCCCGTGGGACTCGTCACCCACTGTCAGGAGTATCTGGTCGATCCGGTACTCGACCAACTCGACATCCGCGACTGGTTCGACACGGTCGTCTCCTGTACCCACGACACCGGGTGGAAACCCGACCCCGCACCGGTGCATCTCGCCATGACCGACCTCGGCGTCGAGTCGAACGCCGAGGGAGTGCTGGCGGGCGACGGCCCGAACGACATCGGCGCGGCGTGGAACGCCGGCCTCGACGGCGTCCACGTCGAACGCCACGATCCGTACCGGCGCGGCCGCTGTGTCCTCGGTGACTACCGCGTGCAGTCGCTCGACGAACTGCGAGCGAAACGGCAGGCGGCGAGCGATTAG
- a CDS encoding HalOD1 output domain-containing protein — MSSQCTVLHVDDDPDMLELSSDWADVHDEITWLTASDPDTGEELLSTRDIDCLVSDSFRTADGEPFVTHAADTFPDLPVVLFTSMDHDALDPEIRTSSVQYVKKSSGDPFDTLFDHVLSLADVSSSPQTAAVAPRAATRTEGRDGLQTAEHWVPIATFQPSETADLATVIVSAVEDYTDRDAAAFPPLYEHVDADALATLCYRSSGGPRDDVQVRFFYADHELAVTSDGLVLVRSD, encoded by the coding sequence ACGTGGACGACGATCCGGATATGCTCGAGTTGTCGAGCGACTGGGCCGACGTTCACGACGAGATCACCTGGCTGACAGCGTCCGACCCGGATACCGGCGAGGAGTTGCTGTCGACTCGCGATATCGACTGTCTCGTGAGCGACTCGTTCCGGACCGCCGACGGGGAGCCCTTCGTCACGCACGCGGCCGACACGTTCCCCGATCTGCCGGTCGTCCTGTTCACGTCCATGGACCACGACGCCCTCGACCCGGAGATCCGGACGTCGAGCGTACAGTACGTGAAGAAAAGCTCGGGCGACCCGTTCGACACGTTGTTCGACCACGTGCTGTCGCTCGCCGACGTATCGTCGTCGCCGCAGACCGCCGCCGTGGCGCCGCGAGCCGCGACGCGCACCGAGGGCCGCGACGGCCTTCAGACGGCGGAACACTGGGTGCCCATCGCCACCTTCCAGCCGAGTGAGACGGCCGATCTCGCGACCGTCATCGTCTCGGCCGTCGAAGACTACACCGACCGGGATGCTGCGGCGTTCCCGCCGTTGTACGAGCACGTCGACGCCGATGCACTCGCGACCCTCTGTTATCGGTCGAGCGGTGGCCCCCGTGACGACGTTCAGGTTCGGTTCTTCTACGCCGACCACGAACTCGCCGTCACGAGCGACGGCCTCGTTCTCGTCCGTTCGGACTAG